A stretch of Oncorhynchus mykiss isolate Arlee chromosome 26, USDA_OmykA_1.1, whole genome shotgun sequence DNA encodes these proteins:
- the LOC110506308 gene encoding CUGBP Elav-like family member 1 isoform X26 produces MDSIDAEGLYLSTEQHGQPQCELPQTALEVSTMGGAKKMNGTLDHPDQPDIDAIKMFVGQIPRSWAEEQLRELFEPYGAVYEINVLRDRSQNPPQSKGCCFITYYTRKSALEAQNALHNMKILPGMHHPIQMKPADSEKNNAVEDRKLFIGMISKKCNENDIRLMFSPYGQIEECRILRGPDGLSRGCAFITFTARQMAQSTIKSMHQSQTMEGCSSPIVVKFADTQKDKEQKRITQQLQQQMQQLNTASMWGNLTGLNSLGPQYLALLQQSATSGNALNNLHPMSGLNAMQNLAALAAAASATQATPTGSSALTTSSSPLSVLTSSGSSPTSCNNNSMNPMASLGALQSLAAGAGAGLNMGSLAGMAALNGGLGSGGLSNGTSSTMEALTQAYSGIQQYAAAALPSLYNQSLLSQQSVSAAGSQKEGPEGANLFIYHLPQEFGDQDLLQMFMPFGNVISAKVFIDKQTNLSKCFGFVSYDNPVSSQAAIQSMNGFQIGMKRLKVQLKRSKNDSKPY; encoded by the exons ATGGATAGTATCGACGCTGAGGGCTTGTACCTGTCCACGGAGCAGCATGGGCAGCCACAATGTGAGCTTCCCCAAACTGCCCTGGAGGTGTCCACCATGGGGGG GGCGAAGAAGATGAACGGGACCCTGGACCACCCGGACCAGCCCGACATCGATGCTATCAAGATGTTCGTTGGCCAGATCCCACGGTCCTGGGCAGAGGAACAGCTGCGGGAGCTTTTTGAGCCTTACGGCGCCGTCTACGAAATCAATGTATTGCGTGACAGGAGTCAAAACCCCCCCCAAAGCAAAG GTTGTTGTTTCATAACATATTACACTCGCAAATCTGCATTGGAAGCACAAAATGCTCTTCACAACATGAAAATTCTCCCAGGG ATGCATCACCCCATTCAGATGAAGCCAGCTGACAGTGAGAAGAATAATG CGGTGGAAGACAGGAAGTTGTTCATAGGAATGATATCGAAAAAGTGTAATGAGAATGACATCAGACTTATGTTCTCACCGTATGGACAGATCGAGGAATGTAGAATACTACGTGGGCCGGATGGACTGAGCCGTG GTTGTGCGTTTATAACTTTTACAGCAAGACAGATGGCACAGTCAACAATCAAATCCATGCACCAATCACAAACTATGGAG GGCTGCTCGTCTCCCATCGTAGTGAAGTTTGCCGACACGCAGAAGGACAAGGAGCAAAAGCGCATCACCCAGCAGCTTCAGCAGCAGATGCAGCAGCTCAACACTGCCTCAATGTGGGGGAATCTGACCGGGCTCAACTCTCTTGGACCACAGTATCTGGCA CTCCTCCAGCAGTCTGCCACCTCTGGGAATGCCCTCAACAACCTTCATCCCATGTCTG GGCTGAATGCCATGCAGAACCTGGCTGCCCTGGCAGCAGCAGCCAGCGCCACACAGGCCACGCCCACGGGCAGCAGCGCTCTCACCACCTCTAGCAGTCCTCTCAGCGTGCTCACCAGCTCAG GATCGTCACCCACCTCCTGTAACAACAACTCAATGAACCCCATGGCCTCCTTAGGGGCGCTGCAGTCTTTGGCCGCAGGGGCTGGAGCCGGCCTCAACATGGGCTCACTTGCAG GGATGGCAGCCCTGAACGGCGGTCTAGGCAGCGGGGGCCTGTCGAACGGAACCAGTAGCACCATGGAGGCCCTTACACAGGCCTACTCTGGGATCCAGCAGTACGCTGCTGCTGCCCTCCCCAGCCTCTACAACCAGAGCCTGCTCTCCCAACAGAGTGTCAGTGCTGCAGGAAGCCAGAAGGAAG GCCCTGAGGGAGCCAACTTGTTCATCTACCACCTCCCCCAGGAGTTTGGAGACCAGGATCTGCTCCAGATGTTCATGCCCTTTGGCAACGTTATTTCCGCTAAGGTGTTCATTGACAAGCAGACCAACCTCAGCAAGTGTTTTG GCTTTGTGAGTTACGACAATCCAGTCTCATCCCAGGCCGCCATTCAGTCGATGAACGGTTTCCAAATTGGCATGAAGCGACTAAAGGTGCAGCTGAAGAGATCCAAAAATGACAGCAAGCCATATTGA
- the LOC110506308 gene encoding CUGBP Elav-like family member 1 isoform X19: protein MDSIDAEGLYLSTEQHGQPQCELPQTALEVSTMGGAKKMNGTLDHPDQPDIDAIKMFVGQIPRSWAEEQLRELFEPYGAVYEINVLRDRSQNPPQSKGCCFITYYTRKSALEAQNALHNMKILPGMHHPIQMKPADSEKNNAVEDRKLFIGMISKKCNENDIRLMFSPYGQIEECRILRGPDGLSRGCAFITFTARQMAQSTIKSMHQSQTMEGCSSPIVVKFADTQKDKEQKRITQQLQQQMQQLNTASMWGNLTGLNSLGPQYLALLQQSATSGNALNNLHPMSGMSGLNAMQNLAALAAAASATQATPTGSSALTTSSSPLSVLTSSGSSPTSCNNNSMNPMASLGALQSLAAGAGAGLNMGSLAELLCLGMAALNGGLGSGGLSNGTSSTMEALTQAYSGIQQYAAAALPSLYNQSLLSQQSVSAAGSQKEASDSRSTGPEGANLFIYHLPQEFGDQDLLQMFMPFGNVISAKVFIDKQTNLSKCFGFVSYDNPVSSQAAIQSMNGFQIGMKRLKVQLKRSKNDSKPY, encoded by the exons ATGGATAGTATCGACGCTGAGGGCTTGTACCTGTCCACGGAGCAGCATGGGCAGCCACAATGTGAGCTTCCCCAAACTGCCCTGGAGGTGTCCACCATGGGGGG GGCGAAGAAGATGAACGGGACCCTGGACCACCCGGACCAGCCCGACATCGATGCTATCAAGATGTTCGTTGGCCAGATCCCACGGTCCTGGGCAGAGGAACAGCTGCGGGAGCTTTTTGAGCCTTACGGCGCCGTCTACGAAATCAATGTATTGCGTGACAGGAGTCAAAACCCCCCCCAAAGCAAAG GTTGTTGTTTCATAACATATTACACTCGCAAATCTGCATTGGAAGCACAAAATGCTCTTCACAACATGAAAATTCTCCCAGGG ATGCATCACCCCATTCAGATGAAGCCAGCTGACAGTGAGAAGAATAATG CGGTGGAAGACAGGAAGTTGTTCATAGGAATGATATCGAAAAAGTGTAATGAGAATGACATCAGACTTATGTTCTCACCGTATGGACAGATCGAGGAATGTAGAATACTACGTGGGCCGGATGGACTGAGCCGTG GTTGTGCGTTTATAACTTTTACAGCAAGACAGATGGCACAGTCAACAATCAAATCCATGCACCAATCACAAACTATGGAG GGCTGCTCGTCTCCCATCGTAGTGAAGTTTGCCGACACGCAGAAGGACAAGGAGCAAAAGCGCATCACCCAGCAGCTTCAGCAGCAGATGCAGCAGCTCAACACTGCCTCAATGTGGGGGAATCTGACCGGGCTCAACTCTCTTGGACCACAGTATCTGGCA CTCCTCCAGCAGTCTGCCACCTCTGGGAATGCCCTCAACAACCTTCATCCCATGTCTGGTATGTCAG GGCTGAATGCCATGCAGAACCTGGCTGCCCTGGCAGCAGCAGCCAGCGCCACACAGGCCACGCCCACGGGCAGCAGCGCTCTCACCACCTCTAGCAGTCCTCTCAGCGTGCTCACCAGCTCAG GATCGTCACCCACCTCCTGTAACAACAACTCAATGAACCCCATGGCCTCCTTAGGGGCGCTGCAGTCTTTGGCCGCAGGGGCTGGAGCCGGCCTCAACATGGGCTCACTTGCAG AGCTCCTGTGTCTAGGGATGGCAGCCCTGAACGGCGGTCTAGGCAGCGGGGGCCTGTCGAACGGAACCAGTAGCACCATGGAGGCCCTTACACAGGCCTACTCTGGGATCCAGCAGTACGCTGCTGCTGCCCTCCCCAGCCTCTACAACCAGAGCCTGCTCTCCCAACAGAGTGTCAGTGCTGCAGGAAGCCAGAAGGAAG CAAGCGACAGTCGGAGCACGG GCCCTGAGGGAGCCAACTTGTTCATCTACCACCTCCCCCAGGAGTTTGGAGACCAGGATCTGCTCCAGATGTTCATGCCCTTTGGCAACGTTATTTCCGCTAAGGTGTTCATTGACAAGCAGACCAACCTCAGCAAGTGTTTTG GCTTTGTGAGTTACGACAATCCAGTCTCATCCCAGGCCGCCATTCAGTCGATGAACGGTTTCCAAATTGGCATGAAGCGACTAAAGGTGCAGCTGAAGAGATCCAAAAATGACAGCAAGCCATATTGA
- the LOC110506308 gene encoding CUGBP Elav-like family member 1 isoform X35, translating into MDSIDAEGLYLSTEQHGQPQCELPQTALEVSTMGGAKKMNGTLDHPDQPDIDAIKMFVGQIPRSWAEEQLRELFEPYGAVYEINVLRDRSQNPPQSKGCCFITYYTRKSALEAQNALHNMKILPGMHHPIQMKPADSEKNNAVEDRKLFIGMISKKCNENDIRLMFSPYGQIEECRILRGPDGLSRGCAFITFTARQMAQSTIKSMHQSQTMEGCSSPIVVKFADTQKDKEQKRITQQLQQQMQQLNTASMWGNLTGLNSLGPQYLALLQQSATSGNALNNLHPMSAGSSPTSCNNNSMNPMASLGALQSLAAGAGAGLNMGSLAELLCLGMAALNGGLGSGGLSNGTSSTMEALTQAYSGIQQYAAAALPSLYNQSLLSQQSVSAAGSQKEASDSRSTGPEGANLFIYHLPQEFGDQDLLQMFMPFGNVISAKVFIDKQTNLSKCFGFVSYDNPVSSQAAIQSMNGFQIGMKRLKVQLKRSKNDSKPY; encoded by the exons ATGGATAGTATCGACGCTGAGGGCTTGTACCTGTCCACGGAGCAGCATGGGCAGCCACAATGTGAGCTTCCCCAAACTGCCCTGGAGGTGTCCACCATGGGGGG GGCGAAGAAGATGAACGGGACCCTGGACCACCCGGACCAGCCCGACATCGATGCTATCAAGATGTTCGTTGGCCAGATCCCACGGTCCTGGGCAGAGGAACAGCTGCGGGAGCTTTTTGAGCCTTACGGCGCCGTCTACGAAATCAATGTATTGCGTGACAGGAGTCAAAACCCCCCCCAAAGCAAAG GTTGTTGTTTCATAACATATTACACTCGCAAATCTGCATTGGAAGCACAAAATGCTCTTCACAACATGAAAATTCTCCCAGGG ATGCATCACCCCATTCAGATGAAGCCAGCTGACAGTGAGAAGAATAATG CGGTGGAAGACAGGAAGTTGTTCATAGGAATGATATCGAAAAAGTGTAATGAGAATGACATCAGACTTATGTTCTCACCGTATGGACAGATCGAGGAATGTAGAATACTACGTGGGCCGGATGGACTGAGCCGTG GTTGTGCGTTTATAACTTTTACAGCAAGACAGATGGCACAGTCAACAATCAAATCCATGCACCAATCACAAACTATGGAG GGCTGCTCGTCTCCCATCGTAGTGAAGTTTGCCGACACGCAGAAGGACAAGGAGCAAAAGCGCATCACCCAGCAGCTTCAGCAGCAGATGCAGCAGCTCAACACTGCCTCAATGTGGGGGAATCTGACCGGGCTCAACTCTCTTGGACCACAGTATCTGGCA CTCCTCCAGCAGTCTGCCACCTCTGGGAATGCCCTCAACAACCTTCATCCCATGTCTG CAGGATCGTCACCCACCTCCTGTAACAACAACTCAATGAACCCCATGGCCTCCTTAGGGGCGCTGCAGTCTTTGGCCGCAGGGGCTGGAGCCGGCCTCAACATGGGCTCACTTGCAG AGCTCCTGTGTCTAGGGATGGCAGCCCTGAACGGCGGTCTAGGCAGCGGGGGCCTGTCGAACGGAACCAGTAGCACCATGGAGGCCCTTACACAGGCCTACTCTGGGATCCAGCAGTACGCTGCTGCTGCCCTCCCCAGCCTCTACAACCAGAGCCTGCTCTCCCAACAGAGTGTCAGTGCTGCAGGAAGCCAGAAGGAAG CAAGCGACAGTCGGAGCACGG GCCCTGAGGGAGCCAACTTGTTCATCTACCACCTCCCCCAGGAGTTTGGAGACCAGGATCTGCTCCAGATGTTCATGCCCTTTGGCAACGTTATTTCCGCTAAGGTGTTCATTGACAAGCAGACCAACCTCAGCAAGTGTTTTG GCTTTGTGAGTTACGACAATCCAGTCTCATCCCAGGCCGCCATTCAGTCGATGAACGGTTTCCAAATTGGCATGAAGCGACTAAAGGTGCAGCTGAAGAGATCCAAAAATGACAGCAAGCCATATTGA
- the LOC110506308 gene encoding CUGBP Elav-like family member 1 isoform X3, with amino-acid sequence MDSIDAEGLYLSTEQHGQPQCELPQTALEVSTMGGAKKMNGTLDHPDQPDIDAIKMFVGQIPRSWAEEQLRELFEPYGAVYEINVLRDRSQNPPQSKGCCFITYYTRKSALEAQNALHNMKILPGMHHPIQMKPADSEKNNAVEDRKLFIGMISKKCNENDIRLMFSPYGQIEECRILRGPDGLSRCAFITFTARQMAQSTIKSMHQSQTMEGCSSPIVVKFADTQKDKEQKRITQQLQQQMQQLNTASMWGNLTGLNSLGPQYLALYLQLLQQSATSGNALNNLHPMSGMSGLNAMQNLAALAAAASATQATPTGSSALTTSSSPLSVLTSSGTSTGQQAHSSWDAYKAGSSPTSCNNNSMNPMASLGALQSLAAGAGAGLNMGSLAELLCLGMAALNGGLGSGGLSNGTSSTMEALTQAYSGIQQYAAAALPSLYNQSLLSQQSVSAAGSQKEASDSRSTGPEGANLFIYHLPQEFGDQDLLQMFMPFGNVISAKVFIDKQTNLSKCFGFVSYDNPVSSQAAIQSMNGFQIGMKRLKVQLKRSKNDSKPY; translated from the exons ATGGATAGTATCGACGCTGAGGGCTTGTACCTGTCCACGGAGCAGCATGGGCAGCCACAATGTGAGCTTCCCCAAACTGCCCTGGAGGTGTCCACCATGGGGGG GGCGAAGAAGATGAACGGGACCCTGGACCACCCGGACCAGCCCGACATCGATGCTATCAAGATGTTCGTTGGCCAGATCCCACGGTCCTGGGCAGAGGAACAGCTGCGGGAGCTTTTTGAGCCTTACGGCGCCGTCTACGAAATCAATGTATTGCGTGACAGGAGTCAAAACCCCCCCCAAAGCAAAG GTTGTTGTTTCATAACATATTACACTCGCAAATCTGCATTGGAAGCACAAAATGCTCTTCACAACATGAAAATTCTCCCAGGG ATGCATCACCCCATTCAGATGAAGCCAGCTGACAGTGAGAAGAATAATG CGGTGGAAGACAGGAAGTTGTTCATAGGAATGATATCGAAAAAGTGTAATGAGAATGACATCAGACTTATGTTCTCACCGTATGGACAGATCGAGGAATGTAGAATACTACGTGGGCCGGATGGACTGAGCC GTTGTGCGTTTATAACTTTTACAGCAAGACAGATGGCACAGTCAACAATCAAATCCATGCACCAATCACAAACTATGGAG GGCTGCTCGTCTCCCATCGTAGTGAAGTTTGCCGACACGCAGAAGGACAAGGAGCAAAAGCGCATCACCCAGCAGCTTCAGCAGCAGATGCAGCAGCTCAACACTGCCTCAATGTGGGGGAATCTGACCGGGCTCAACTCTCTTGGACCACAGTATCTGGCA CTTTATTTACAGCTCCTCCAGCAGTCTGCCACCTCTGGGAATGCCCTCAACAACCTTCATCCCATGTCTGGTATGTCAG GGCTGAATGCCATGCAGAACCTGGCTGCCCTGGCAGCAGCAGCCAGCGCCACACAGGCCACGCCCACGGGCAGCAGCGCTCTCACCACCTCTAGCAGTCCTCTCAGCGTGCTCACCAGCTCAGGTACGAGTACTGGACAGCAGGCACACTCATCATGGGACGCCTACAAGG CAGGATCGTCACCCACCTCCTGTAACAACAACTCAATGAACCCCATGGCCTCCTTAGGGGCGCTGCAGTCTTTGGCCGCAGGGGCTGGAGCCGGCCTCAACATGGGCTCACTTGCAG AGCTCCTGTGTCTAGGGATGGCAGCCCTGAACGGCGGTCTAGGCAGCGGGGGCCTGTCGAACGGAACCAGTAGCACCATGGAGGCCCTTACACAGGCCTACTCTGGGATCCAGCAGTACGCTGCTGCTGCCCTCCCCAGCCTCTACAACCAGAGCCTGCTCTCCCAACAGAGTGTCAGTGCTGCAGGAAGCCAGAAGGAAG CAAGCGACAGTCGGAGCACGG GCCCTGAGGGAGCCAACTTGTTCATCTACCACCTCCCCCAGGAGTTTGGAGACCAGGATCTGCTCCAGATGTTCATGCCCTTTGGCAACGTTATTTCCGCTAAGGTGTTCATTGACAAGCAGACCAACCTCAGCAAGTGTTTTG GCTTTGTGAGTTACGACAATCCAGTCTCATCCCAGGCCGCCATTCAGTCGATGAACGGTTTCCAAATTGGCATGAAGCGACTAAAGGTGCAGCTGAAGAGATCCAAAAATGACAGCAAGCCATATTGA
- the LOC110506308 gene encoding CUGBP Elav-like family member 1 isoform X25: MDSIDAEGLYLSTEQHGQPQCELPQTALEVSTMGGAKKMNGTLDHPDQPDIDAIKMFVGQIPRSWAEEQLRELFEPYGAVYEINVLRDRSQNPPQSKGCCFITYYTRKSALEAQNALHNMKILPGMHHPIQMKPADSEKNNAVEDRKLFIGMISKKCNENDIRLMFSPYGQIEECRILRGPDGLSRGCAFITFTARQMAQSTIKSMHQSQTMEGCSSPIVVKFADTQKDKEQKRITQQLQQQMQQLNTASMWGNLTGLNSLGPQYLALLQQSATSGNALNNLHPMSGLNAMQNLAALAAAASATQATPTGSSALTTSSSPLSVLTSSAGSSPTSCNNNSMNPMASLGALQSLAAGAGAGLNMGSLAGMAALNGGLGSGGLSNGTSSTMEALTQAYSGIQQYAAAALPSLYNQSLLSQQSVSAAGSQKEGPEGANLFIYHLPQEFGDQDLLQMFMPFGNVISAKVFIDKQTNLSKCFGFVSYDNPVSSQAAIQSMNGFQIGMKRLKVQLKRSKNDSKPY, encoded by the exons ATGGATAGTATCGACGCTGAGGGCTTGTACCTGTCCACGGAGCAGCATGGGCAGCCACAATGTGAGCTTCCCCAAACTGCCCTGGAGGTGTCCACCATGGGGGG GGCGAAGAAGATGAACGGGACCCTGGACCACCCGGACCAGCCCGACATCGATGCTATCAAGATGTTCGTTGGCCAGATCCCACGGTCCTGGGCAGAGGAACAGCTGCGGGAGCTTTTTGAGCCTTACGGCGCCGTCTACGAAATCAATGTATTGCGTGACAGGAGTCAAAACCCCCCCCAAAGCAAAG GTTGTTGTTTCATAACATATTACACTCGCAAATCTGCATTGGAAGCACAAAATGCTCTTCACAACATGAAAATTCTCCCAGGG ATGCATCACCCCATTCAGATGAAGCCAGCTGACAGTGAGAAGAATAATG CGGTGGAAGACAGGAAGTTGTTCATAGGAATGATATCGAAAAAGTGTAATGAGAATGACATCAGACTTATGTTCTCACCGTATGGACAGATCGAGGAATGTAGAATACTACGTGGGCCGGATGGACTGAGCCGTG GTTGTGCGTTTATAACTTTTACAGCAAGACAGATGGCACAGTCAACAATCAAATCCATGCACCAATCACAAACTATGGAG GGCTGCTCGTCTCCCATCGTAGTGAAGTTTGCCGACACGCAGAAGGACAAGGAGCAAAAGCGCATCACCCAGCAGCTTCAGCAGCAGATGCAGCAGCTCAACACTGCCTCAATGTGGGGGAATCTGACCGGGCTCAACTCTCTTGGACCACAGTATCTGGCA CTCCTCCAGCAGTCTGCCACCTCTGGGAATGCCCTCAACAACCTTCATCCCATGTCTG GGCTGAATGCCATGCAGAACCTGGCTGCCCTGGCAGCAGCAGCCAGCGCCACACAGGCCACGCCCACGGGCAGCAGCGCTCTCACCACCTCTAGCAGTCCTCTCAGCGTGCTCACCAGCTCAG CAGGATCGTCACCCACCTCCTGTAACAACAACTCAATGAACCCCATGGCCTCCTTAGGGGCGCTGCAGTCTTTGGCCGCAGGGGCTGGAGCCGGCCTCAACATGGGCTCACTTGCAG GGATGGCAGCCCTGAACGGCGGTCTAGGCAGCGGGGGCCTGTCGAACGGAACCAGTAGCACCATGGAGGCCCTTACACAGGCCTACTCTGGGATCCAGCAGTACGCTGCTGCTGCCCTCCCCAGCCTCTACAACCAGAGCCTGCTCTCCCAACAGAGTGTCAGTGCTGCAGGAAGCCAGAAGGAAG GCCCTGAGGGAGCCAACTTGTTCATCTACCACCTCCCCCAGGAGTTTGGAGACCAGGATCTGCTCCAGATGTTCATGCCCTTTGGCAACGTTATTTCCGCTAAGGTGTTCATTGACAAGCAGACCAACCTCAGCAAGTGTTTTG GCTTTGTGAGTTACGACAATCCAGTCTCATCCCAGGCCGCCATTCAGTCGATGAACGGTTTCCAAATTGGCATGAAGCGACTAAAGGTGCAGCTGAAGAGATCCAAAAATGACAGCAAGCCATATTGA
- the LOC110506308 gene encoding CUGBP Elav-like family member 1 isoform X8, translating into MDSIDAEGLYLSTEQHGQPQCELPQTALEVSTMGGAKKMNGTLDHPDQPDIDAIKMFVGQIPRSWAEEQLRELFEPYGAVYEINVLRDRSQNPPQSKGCCFITYYTRKSALEAQNALHNMKILPGMHHPIQMKPADSEKNNAVEDRKLFIGMISKKCNENDIRLMFSPYGQIEECRILRGPDGLSRGCAFITFTARQMAQSTIKSMHQSQTMEGCSSPIVVKFADTQKDKEQKRITQQLQQQMQQLNTASMWGNLTGLNSLGPQYLALYLQLLQQSATSGNALNNLHPMSGMSGLNAMQNLAALAAAASATQATPTGSSALTTSSSPLSVLTSSGTSTGQQAHSSWDAYKAGSSPTSCNNNSMNPMASLGALQSLAAGAGAGLNMGSLAELLCLGMAALNGGLGSGGLSNGTSSTMEALTQAYSGIQQYAAAALPSLYNQSLLSQQSVSAAGSQKEGPEGANLFIYHLPQEFGDQDLLQMFMPFGNVISAKVFIDKQTNLSKCFGFVSYDNPVSSQAAIQSMNGFQIGMKRLKVQLKRSKNDSKPY; encoded by the exons ATGGATAGTATCGACGCTGAGGGCTTGTACCTGTCCACGGAGCAGCATGGGCAGCCACAATGTGAGCTTCCCCAAACTGCCCTGGAGGTGTCCACCATGGGGGG GGCGAAGAAGATGAACGGGACCCTGGACCACCCGGACCAGCCCGACATCGATGCTATCAAGATGTTCGTTGGCCAGATCCCACGGTCCTGGGCAGAGGAACAGCTGCGGGAGCTTTTTGAGCCTTACGGCGCCGTCTACGAAATCAATGTATTGCGTGACAGGAGTCAAAACCCCCCCCAAAGCAAAG GTTGTTGTTTCATAACATATTACACTCGCAAATCTGCATTGGAAGCACAAAATGCTCTTCACAACATGAAAATTCTCCCAGGG ATGCATCACCCCATTCAGATGAAGCCAGCTGACAGTGAGAAGAATAATG CGGTGGAAGACAGGAAGTTGTTCATAGGAATGATATCGAAAAAGTGTAATGAGAATGACATCAGACTTATGTTCTCACCGTATGGACAGATCGAGGAATGTAGAATACTACGTGGGCCGGATGGACTGAGCCGTG GTTGTGCGTTTATAACTTTTACAGCAAGACAGATGGCACAGTCAACAATCAAATCCATGCACCAATCACAAACTATGGAG GGCTGCTCGTCTCCCATCGTAGTGAAGTTTGCCGACACGCAGAAGGACAAGGAGCAAAAGCGCATCACCCAGCAGCTTCAGCAGCAGATGCAGCAGCTCAACACTGCCTCAATGTGGGGGAATCTGACCGGGCTCAACTCTCTTGGACCACAGTATCTGGCA CTTTATTTACAGCTCCTCCAGCAGTCTGCCACCTCTGGGAATGCCCTCAACAACCTTCATCCCATGTCTGGTATGTCAG GGCTGAATGCCATGCAGAACCTGGCTGCCCTGGCAGCAGCAGCCAGCGCCACACAGGCCACGCCCACGGGCAGCAGCGCTCTCACCACCTCTAGCAGTCCTCTCAGCGTGCTCACCAGCTCAGGTACGAGTACTGGACAGCAGGCACACTCATCATGGGACGCCTACAAGG CAGGATCGTCACCCACCTCCTGTAACAACAACTCAATGAACCCCATGGCCTCCTTAGGGGCGCTGCAGTCTTTGGCCGCAGGGGCTGGAGCCGGCCTCAACATGGGCTCACTTGCAG AGCTCCTGTGTCTAGGGATGGCAGCCCTGAACGGCGGTCTAGGCAGCGGGGGCCTGTCGAACGGAACCAGTAGCACCATGGAGGCCCTTACACAGGCCTACTCTGGGATCCAGCAGTACGCTGCTGCTGCCCTCCCCAGCCTCTACAACCAGAGCCTGCTCTCCCAACAGAGTGTCAGTGCTGCAGGAAGCCAGAAGGAAG GCCCTGAGGGAGCCAACTTGTTCATCTACCACCTCCCCCAGGAGTTTGGAGACCAGGATCTGCTCCAGATGTTCATGCCCTTTGGCAACGTTATTTCCGCTAAGGTGTTCATTGACAAGCAGACCAACCTCAGCAAGTGTTTTG GCTTTGTGAGTTACGACAATCCAGTCTCATCCCAGGCCGCCATTCAGTCGATGAACGGTTTCCAAATTGGCATGAAGCGACTAAAGGTGCAGCTGAAGAGATCCAAAAATGACAGCAAGCCATATTGA